GCAGGCTTGGGTTTCTTGTGTTAGGCTAGGGAATCGATGGATCGCACCCTGATTTTCGCCGCCCTTGCCCTTCTCTCCACGTCCGCTTCGGCCAAGCCCCACGACCACAACTTCGACTTGCTCGACGTGAAGTGGAAGATTGCGTTCGACGAGCCCACTGCGGGCATCCGCGGCGACGTGGTCAATTTGATCCAACCCCCGAAAGGGTTGGCTGAGATTCGACTCGATTCCGTGGGCCTGAAGATCGCCGCGGCGGAGATCGACGGCCAAAAGGTGGCTTGGAGGCAGGAGGACGAGGAGCTCGTCCTCACCGTGCCTCCCGCGCTGCAGAGCGGGAAGCGATTGGCGGTGCACCTGGTGTATTCGGGCAACCCCGAAGGCGGCGTGTACTTCGTTCCCGATGCGCGCGCCTACCCCTCCAAGACCGGCATGATCTACACGCAAGGGGAGCCCGAGGACACGCGCCACTGGCTGCCCACGGTCGACCACCCGTACGACAAGGCGACCACCGAAGCGTTCATCGAAGTGCCCGCCAACCGATATGCGGTCAGCAACGGAGCGCTTCTGGACGTTCAGGAGCGGGGAAACACGAAGACGTTCCACTGGCGGATGCTGCAACCGCACTCCACCTACCTCATCTGCTTCACGGTCGGAGACTTCGTCGAGGGCAAGGAGATGTGGAACGGGAAGCCGATCCAGTACTTCGTGCCTCGTGGACTGGAGGACCAGGGCGGGCAGGCCTTCGAGGGAACGGCCGACAACGTGCGCTTGTACAGCCAGATCACGGGCTTTCCCTACCCTTATCCGAAGTACGCCCAGACCGTGGTCGCCGACTACATGTTCGGCGGGATGGAGAACATCACCGCCACGACGCAGACGATCGGGACGCTCCATCCCGCCAGCGTCCACCCTCTGGCAGACTCCACCGGGCTCGTGGCCCACGAATTGGCGCACCAGTGGTTCGGCGACACGGTGACCTGCAAATCGTGGCCCCACATCTGGGTGAACGAAGGGTTCGCTTCCTTTCTGCCGGCGTTCTACACACGCGATCGTGACGGTCAAGACGCCTACGACATCCAGCGCTCCGACACGTTGGCCGGTGCGCTGGGCGCTTCGCAAGACATGTCGCGTTCGATGATCAAGACCGAGTACGACGCGCCGATCGAGCTGTTCGACGGGTTTGCCTACGGCGGCGGCGCCGCCCGCATGTTCATGCTGATGCACGAGCTGACCGAGCCCGTCTTTTGGGACGGCGTGCGGTCGTACCTGGAGAAGTACCGCTACCAAGCGGTGACGACGGAGGATTTCTTCCGGGCGATGTCGGATCGCACGAGGAAGGACCTGGACGGATTCCGCAAGCAGTGGTTCTACACGCCGGGAGCCCCGAAACTGATGCTTTCCCGCGTCGGTGACAAGGTGACGGTGCGTCAGGAGACGCCCGGGTTCCACGTGAAGGTGCCCCTATGGGCGCTGGACGGAAACACCTGGGTGCGTCGCAATGTGGAGCTCGACGGCGTCGCATCGGCGACGCTTGAGATTCCCGCTCGCGTGCGGACGATGCTGATCGACCCCGACGTGCAGCTCATGGCGACGATCGAGTACGACCTGGGCTACACGGTGGACGATTGGGCCGCGCTTTACGAGCATGCGCCGAATGCCGGACAGCGCGCCCGCCTGATCGCCGCGTTCCCGCAGGCGATGCGGGGGGCGCTGGCCAAGCGGCTGGTGGATGGCGAGGCGATCCCTTCGCTGCGGTCGCGGTTGATCGACGCGGTGGGGAACGATGCGACGGAGCTGCTGTTGAAGTACGCGAACAGCGAGGACCCTTTCGCGAGGCGCTCGGCCCTTCAGGCGATGGGCCGGCAGCCGCGTTCCGCCGCGTTGGAGGACGTGTTGCGCACGACTTGGGAGAGCGATCCCAACGATCTCCTGCGCCGCGCGGCCCTCGAGTCGCTGGTACGCCTCACCAACGACAAGGCGCTGGTCTTGAAGGCGCTGCAGACGGTCGGCTTCCAAGAGACGTTCCGCACGTTCGCGCTGGGCGAGCTGGTGCGGATGGACCCCGACGCCGCACGCGCCGTGGCGCTCGACTGGGTGGTCCACCCGATCAACGAAACCCTGCGTGTGACGGCGATCAACCACCTTGGGGGACTCAAGGATGCGGCGGGGCAAAGGGCGGTGTTCAACGCCCTAGCGGACGTGGCCCGCGAGCCCTCGTTCGGGGCGCGCAGCTCGGCGATCCGGGCGCTCCAGGCCTACGGCGATCCCGCGGCGATCCCGATCATCGAGCCAGCCACCCACCACGGCTTGGTCGCGATGCGGAACACCGCAGCCGGCGCCATCGCAGCCTTGAAAGGGAAGTAGCGTGTGGGAGTGCGCGAGCTCGCTCGTCGCCCTGAATCCGAGTCGGCTTGCCGCGAGCGGGTGGGTATGGGAGTGCGCGAGCTCGCTCGTCGCCCTGAATCCGAGTCGGCTTGCCGCGAGCGGGTGGGTGTGGGAGTGCGCGAGCTTGCTCGTCGCCCTGAATCCGAGCGGCTTGCCGCGAGCCGGTGGGTGTGGGAGTGCGCGAGCTTGCTCGTCGCCCTGAATCCGAGCGGCTTGCCGCGAGCCGGTGGGTGTGGGAGTGCGCGAGCTCGCTCGTCGCCCTGGAATCGAGCGGCTTGCCGCGAGCCGGTGGTGGGGGTGCGCGAGCTCGCTCGTCGCCCTGAATCCGAGCGGCTTGCCGCGAGCCGGTGGGTGTGGGAGTGCGCGAGCTCGCTCGTCGCCCTGAACCCGAGCGGCTTGCCTCGAGCCGGTAGGTGTGGGAGTGCGCGAGCTTGCTCGTCGCCCTGAATCCGAGCGGCTTGCCGCGAGCGGGTGGGTGTGGGAGTGCGCGAGCTTGCTCGTCGCCCTGAATCCGAGCGGCTTGCCGCGAGCGGGGTGTGGGAGTGCGCGAGCTTGCTCGTCGCCCTGAATCCGAGCGGCTTGCCGCGGGCCGGCCGCCGGACAAGTCCGGCGGGATTAGGGCGACGCGCAAGCGCGCGCACTCCCAGGTTGGGGCGACGCGCAAGCGCGCGCACTCCCAGGTTAGGGCGACGCGCAAGCGCGGCGCACTCCAAGGTTGGGGCGACGCGTGTGGGCGCGCACTTGCAGGTTAGTCTGCGACGAGGTACTCGGCGATCAGCAGCGCCGTGTCGTGGAGCGCGTCCACGTGCGTTCGTTCGTAGCCATGGCTGGTGTCGACGCCCGGGCCGATGAGGGCGACCTCGGCTTGGCCCCCGCCGCGCCAGTAGACGGATCCGTCCGACCCGTAGTAGGGGTAGATGTCGGTCTTGAGGTCGATCCCCACGTTCTCGGCGATGCTGCGGAGCTTCTGCGTCAAGCGCCGGCTGTAAGGGCCGGAGGAGTCCTTGACGCAGATCGTGCAGTGGAACTCGTCTCCCTGCAGCCCCGAGCCCAAAGCGGCCATGTCGACGACGACCAGCTCGGCGAGATCCGCCGGGAGCCCGTCGAGGCCGCCGTGTCCCACCTCTTCGAAATTGCTGAACTGGATCGTGCTGCGCTGGGCGGGAGTGACCGCATGGTCCTTGAGCGCCTTGAGCGCCGTCACTGCGCACGCGACGCACGCCTTGTCGTCGAGAAACCGCGACCGCACGAAGCCCGATTCGGAGTGTTCGACGCGGGGATCGAACGCCACGAAGTCGCCGACCTCGATCCCGAGCAACCGCGTCTCCTCCGCGGAGCTCGTGCGCTCGTCCAACCGCACCTCGAGGTTGTCGGCGTTGCGGGCGGCGGTGCCGGCCTCCTTGTTCACATGGGCCGCCCCGTTCTGGAACACGATGGAGCCGCGAATCGGGTGTCCTCCGGACGAGTGCACCCACACCCCTTCGCTCTCCACGGTGGGCCACATGACGCCGTTGAGGGCGGTCATCCGCAACCGGCCGCTCGGCTTGATTTCGGCGACCATGGCGCCGAGCGTGTCCACGTGGGCGGAGAGTCCGCGTGGCAGGTCCTTTCGCAACCCCTCCACGTCGGCGATCAAGGCGCCCTTGAGCGTTCGGCGGCTGCCGATGCCCAGCCCTTCGAGCTCCTGCTCCACCGCGCTGACCGCCCAATCCGTATAGCCGGTGGGGCTGGGCGTGTTGAGGAGGTCTTTCAGGAATCGCGTTAGAAAGTCGAGATCGATCTCAAATCCGGCCAAGGTGCACCTCGTGGTGCGTCCCTTTTACCCGAGACCGCCCCCGCCACCCTTGGCGTCCTTCCCTCCGATGCCTTGGAAACCGCCTGGATAGAAGGAGAACAGGAGCACCTCGCCCCCCTGGGCGAGGCCGTCCTTACGAAGGAACGCGCCGTTCGGACCGATCTGCCAGCCCCAGTTCGGCATGGCCGAGTAGACCTGGAAGACGGTCTGAGGGGAGTATTTCAAAGAGATTTGGAAGCGGCCGATGGGCCCGTGCCAGTACTCCGCGTAGGTCGTCCCGTACGCGGCCACGCGAAGCAGGTTGTCCAAGCCGCCCCGTCCGAGAGGCATCGTGTAGTGGACGCGAAGCGCGTGCGTCGCATTCGCCTTGATCGTCACGTCGGCGAGGTACACCTTCTGGCGAAACCGGGGTCCGAGGTTCGCGGTCGCGACGTCGCGCCAGTCCGGCTCCAATTTGAGGGCCGTTTTGTCCCAGGTCGCCGCGAG
This is a stretch of genomic DNA from Fimbriimonadaceae bacterium. It encodes these proteins:
- a CDS encoding M42 family metallopeptidase — protein: MAGFEIDLDFLTRFLKDLLNTPSPTGYTDWAVSAVEQELEGLGIGSRRTLKGALIADVEGLRKDLPRGLSAHVDTLGAMVAEIKPSGRLRMTALNGVMWPTVESEGVWVHSSGGHPIRGSIVFQNGAAHVNKEAGTAARNADNLEVRLDERTSSAEETRLLGIEVGDFVAFDPRVEHSESGFVRSRFLDDKACVACAVTALKALKDHAVTPAQRSTIQFSNFEEVGHGGLDGLPADLAELVVVDMAALGSGLQGDEFHCTICVKDSSGPYSRRLTQKLRSIAENVGIDLKTDIYPYYGSDGSVYWRGGGQAEVALIGPGVDTSHGYERTHVDALHDTALLIAEYLVAD